A DNA window from Methanobrevibacter sp. contains the following coding sequences:
- a CDS encoding replication factor C large subunit: MLWTDKYRPQELSEVVGNNKEIKIITNWVNAWKSNNPQIPLLIVGPPGIGKTTLAQIIAKEFSEHVELNASDKRSQDILKSTIGESSSSKSLFGDEYKLIILDEVDGLHGSNDRGGVKAIGDIIKSSKHPMILIANDFYSKRLQSIKPKCQIIKMKKPRWNSISKLLREISLKEDIKANPQALKEIATKSQGDVRSAINTLQALASKDSSLEVNDVENLVTKDTRSDIFNAISGVLKSKTPAHVKEALWIEEDPTLVMEYIAENIPREYKKQDEIKKAYDYISKADLFFGRTLTSRNYGYWKYASDFMGIGVSNSKHETYKKFTKIQTPTIFTLMGRNRGKRNLRDGIAEKMSGKMHVSHSIAISMFPYLEIMFKNDELAWEISDFLELEETEIKRFRSKKIPKTVINKMEKQKAQKRVEERDRRAEELKNQMINVINEVEESSENDLPFEISGIDSAEVERGAAEIEDEPAPKEEKEEKKDKKTDKQVSLFSF, from the coding sequence ATGTTATGGACTGACAAATACCGGCCACAAGAATTAAGCGAAGTGGTAGGTAATAACAAAGAGATTAAAATAATCACAAATTGGGTTAACGCTTGGAAATCAAATAACCCCCAAATACCGTTACTTATAGTTGGGCCCCCAGGTATCGGGAAAACAACTCTCGCCCAAATAATTGCAAAAGAATTTTCAGAACATGTTGAGCTTAATGCAAGTGATAAACGTTCACAGGACATTCTCAAAAGTACAATAGGAGAGTCATCATCTTCAAAATCCTTATTTGGAGACGAATATAAATTAATCATTCTCGATGAAGTAGATGGACTTCACGGAAGCAATGACCGAGGAGGAGTTAAAGCTATAGGAGATATAATTAAAAGTTCCAAACATCCAATGATTTTAATTGCTAATGATTTCTACTCAAAGAGATTGCAATCCATTAAACCGAAATGCCAAATAATTAAAATGAAAAAGCCAAGATGGAATTCTATCTCAAAACTCTTAAGAGAAATTTCACTAAAAGAAGACATAAAAGCAAATCCTCAAGCATTAAAAGAGATAGCTACAAAATCACAAGGAGACGTCAGATCAGCCATTAATACCCTGCAGGCATTGGCAAGCAAGGACTCATCACTTGAAGTGAATGATGTGGAAAATCTTGTAACCAAAGATACCCGTTCCGATATTTTTAATGCTATAAGCGGAGTTTTGAAAAGTAAAACACCTGCTCATGTTAAAGAAGCTCTCTGGATTGAAGAAGACCCCACACTGGTTATGGAATACATTGCAGAAAATATTCCAAGAGAATATAAAAAACAGGACGAAATTAAAAAAGCGTATGATTACATCTCAAAAGCAGATTTGTTCTTTGGAAGAACATTGACCAGCAGAAATTACGGTTATTGGAAATATGCAAGTGACTTTATGGGAATTGGAGTGAGTAACTCCAAACATGAAACCTATAAAAAATTTACAAAAATTCAGACTCCAACTATTTTCACATTAATGGGTCGGAATAGAGGTAAAAGAAACCTCAGAGATGGAATTGCTGAAAAAATGTCAGGAAAAATGCATGTTTCACATTCAATAGCGATTTCAATGTTTCCTTACCTTGAAATAATGTTTAAAAATGACGAACTTGCTTGGGAAATTTCTGACTTTTTAGAACTTGAAGAGACAGAAATCAAAAGATTTAGATCAAAAAAGATTCCAAAAACCGTTATTAATAAAATGGAAAAACAAAAAGCTCAAAAAAGAGTAGAAGAACGTGACAGACGTGCTGAAGAGCTTAAAAATCAAATGATTAATGTCATTAATGAAGTTGAAGAAAGCAGTGAAAATGACCTTCCATTTGAAATATCTGGTATCGATAGTGCTGAAGTTGAAAGGGGAGCTGCAGAAATAGAAGACGAACCTGCACCTAAAGAAGAAAAAGAAGAGAAAAAAGACAAAAAAACCGACAAACAAGTTTCATTATTTAGTTTTTAA
- the hisS gene encoding histidine--tRNA ligase: MEFTRPRGTRDFLFEEMRERKQAESTLREVFENYGYQEIKTPLFEELKLFTTKSGDEIVNQLYNFKDKSDRELTLRPEITAPVARLYLNELEKTATKPIKLYYYGSCFRYERPQKGRFRQFWQFGCELIGAKTPQGEAEVIALCTDAIKSLGITTADVNINHLGIIRGLFKHFDISVESQSEIMIVIDKGDKDLLVEALSGENPVINNDELNQILLKLIDLVGDASIIPDVEELIAPYEEPKESLDELKELIALLEAFKVENYTLNLGVARGLDYYTGIVFEIYVPELGAQKQICGGGSYSLVKLFGGQEVESTGFALGFDRLMNAIEELSDKEELPSHLDVYVAPISSEVRPKAFEITQLLRKNGFKTDVDLNGKKFRKLMNYADKIKVEKIIIIGANDLAEGKVTVKNMISGEQSLVDIDNLIDYLKEE, from the coding sequence ATGGAATTTACAAGACCACGAGGTACAAGAGATTTTTTATTTGAAGAAATGAGAGAAAGAAAACAGGCAGAAAGTACCTTAAGAGAAGTATTTGAAAATTACGGTTATCAGGAGATTAAAACACCATTATTTGAAGAATTAAAATTATTTACAACCAAATCCGGAGATGAAATTGTAAACCAATTATACAATTTTAAGGACAAATCCGATAGAGAATTAACTCTGCGGCCGGAAATAACAGCTCCCGTTGCAAGATTATACTTAAACGAACTTGAAAAAACCGCAACAAAACCAATCAAGCTTTATTACTATGGAAGTTGCTTTAGATATGAAAGGCCTCAAAAAGGCAGATTCAGACAGTTTTGGCAATTCGGTTGTGAATTAATCGGTGCTAAAACCCCTCAAGGTGAAGCGGAAGTCATTGCACTTTGTACTGATGCAATTAAATCATTGGGAATCACTACTGCAGATGTTAATATTAACCATTTAGGAATCATTAGAGGATTATTTAAGCACTTTGACATTTCCGTTGAAAGCCAAAGTGAAATTATGATTGTCATTGACAAAGGCGATAAAGATTTGCTTGTTGAAGCTTTAAGTGGAGAAAATCCGGTAATTAACAATGATGAATTAAACCAGATATTGTTAAAATTAATTGATTTGGTCGGAGATGCATCTATCATCCCAGATGTTGAAGAATTAATAGCGCCTTATGAAGAGCCGAAAGAATCATTAGATGAATTAAAAGAATTGATTGCATTATTAGAAGCTTTTAAAGTTGAAAATTATACACTGAATTTAGGTGTTGCAAGGGGGCTTGACTATTATACCGGAATCGTATTTGAAATTTATGTTCCTGAACTAGGTGCCCAAAAACAGATTTGCGGCGGAGGGTCATACAGTTTAGTTAAGCTCTTCGGAGGCCAGGAAGTGGAATCCACTGGTTTTGCATTAGGTTTTGATAGGTTGATGAATGCAATTGAAGAACTGTCAGATAAAGAAGAATTGCCTTCACACTTAGATGTTTATGTAGCTCCTATTTCAAGTGAAGTCAGACCAAAAGCATTTGAAATAACACAACTTTTAAGAAAAAACGGTTTTAAAACCGATGTTGATTTAAATGGTAAAAAGTTCAGGAAGTTAATGAATTATGCCGATAAGATAAAAGTTGAAAAGATAATCATCATCGGAGCCAATGACCTGGCCGAAGGCAAAGTTACTGTTAAAAACATGATAAGCGGCGAGCAAAGCTTAGTTGATATTGATAACCTTATTGATTATCTAAAAGAGGAATGA
- the leuS gene encoding leucine--tRNA ligase, translated as MSENIEEKWQKKWADAKIFESNPDERKKLYLTVAFPYPSGAMHIGHGRTYTVPDVYARFKRMEGFNVLFPMAWHVTGAPVIGIADRIKRKDQWTLDLYHRVHGVPKETLPKLEDPEYIVKYFSTEYHEVMEEMGYSIDWRREFRTIDPTYKKFIEWHITQLHDKGLVAKGEHPVKYCPNCDNPVGDHDLLEGEGVGVNELTLLKFPIEDKLLVTATLRPETIVGATNIWLNPDVEYLLVDNNGENWVITKEAHYNLKNQIKNLEIISEIDPNDLIGKMAKNPFTGDDLPIFPASFVSASYGSGVVFSEPADAPADYIALQDLKNNAKLISKYNLEGIIENVHPIPVCSLKGYGEIPASDIIERLGITDQNDEKLHEATNELYKAQHSKGTIIESIPDFGGMKVRFAREELKEKLIADNMATIMYDFAERPVVCRCGNNCVVKIMDDQWFMKYGDEEWTKKTQEVLEGETIIPKEIKNNFEYYIDWLDDWACSRKVGLGTRLPWDNQWLIEPLSDSTIYMSYYTIAKYLKDMNPNDLNLAFFDKVLLNKDSGEISVPAEKVKEIQDEFNYWYPLDWRLSAKDLVGNHLSFLMFHHSAIYPKDKWPKGTVVFGMGLLEGNKMSSSKGNVVLLKDAIRDYTADVVRLFLMASAEPWQDFDWREKEVLGTKRRLEWFREFAARVEEIKGSALDLSNIEKVKLTRTVDLWMISQLNQHIKNATEALEVFQTRQALQDSLFLLKKDVDHYLYRIKHIIDDNDPAVIYVLSTVLEAWIRLLAPFTPHTCEELWASYGGEGFVSEAAWPEYDEELVSSKIEKSEELVEDIIKDIAHIKQMVGEDVEKVHIYLAPDWKWDLYKIADEVGKPDIGQIMGRAIGAKIYDDKKEIAMVAKKIGKEITKTRYIGKINEKDILTDALDYIKEECGNEVIIHTDDSYDPQNKAKNAMPYKPAIFME; from the coding sequence ACCTTACCGTTGCTTTTCCATACCCCAGTGGTGCAATGCATATAGGTCATGGCCGTACATATACCGTGCCTGATGTTTATGCAAGATTTAAAAGAATGGAAGGATTTAATGTATTATTCCCAATGGCATGGCATGTAACCGGTGCTCCGGTTATTGGAATAGCTGACAGAATTAAAAGAAAAGATCAGTGGACTCTTGACTTGTACCACAGAGTGCATGGCGTTCCCAAAGAAACTTTACCGAAATTGGAAGACCCCGAATACATTGTAAAATACTTCTCAACCGAATATCATGAAGTAATGGAAGAGATGGGTTATTCCATTGACTGGAGAAGAGAATTTAGAACAATTGATCCAACTTACAAAAAATTCATAGAATGGCACATTACACAGTTGCACGACAAAGGTTTAGTTGCAAAAGGTGAACACCCGGTAAAATACTGTCCTAACTGTGACAACCCTGTTGGAGACCATGATTTGCTTGAAGGTGAAGGAGTGGGAGTCAATGAATTAACATTACTTAAATTCCCAATTGAAGATAAACTTCTTGTAACAGCAACTTTAAGACCGGAAACTATAGTTGGAGCAACCAATATCTGGCTAAATCCTGATGTTGAATATCTTTTAGTTGATAATAACGGTGAAAATTGGGTAATCACAAAAGAAGCTCACTACAATTTGAAAAATCAGATTAAAAACTTAGAAATTATATCTGAAATTGATCCTAATGATTTAATTGGAAAAATGGCTAAAAATCCATTCACCGGCGATGATTTGCCAATTTTCCCCGCTAGTTTTGTAAGTGCATCTTACGGAAGCGGAGTTGTTTTCTCTGAACCTGCAGACGCTCCTGCTGATTACATTGCTCTTCAAGATTTAAAGAATAACGCTAAATTAATATCCAAATATAATTTAGAAGGCATTATTGAAAATGTTCATCCGATTCCTGTATGTTCACTTAAAGGATATGGAGAAATTCCTGCATCAGACATTATTGAAAGACTTGGAATTACAGACCAAAACGATGAGAAACTGCATGAAGCCACTAATGAATTGTACAAAGCTCAGCACAGTAAAGGTACCATTATCGAGTCAATACCTGACTTTGGAGGTATGAAAGTTCGTTTTGCACGTGAAGAACTAAAAGAAAAACTGATTGCTGATAATATGGCTACAATCATGTACGACTTTGCTGAAAGGCCGGTTGTGTGCAGATGCGGCAATAATTGTGTTGTTAAAATCATGGACGACCAGTGGTTCATGAAATATGGTGATGAAGAATGGACCAAAAAGACACAGGAAGTTCTTGAAGGAGAAACCATCATTCCAAAGGAAATTAAAAATAATTTCGAATATTACATTGACTGGTTAGACGATTGGGCGTGCTCTAGAAAAGTAGGTCTTGGAACCCGACTTCCTTGGGATAATCAGTGGTTAATTGAACCTTTAAGTGATTCTACAATATACATGTCTTATTATACAATTGCAAAATACCTAAAGGACATGAATCCTAATGATTTAAACCTTGCTTTCTTTGATAAAGTTCTCTTAAACAAAGATTCAGGAGAAATTAGTGTACCTGCTGAAAAAGTTAAAGAAATCCAAGATGAATTCAACTACTGGTATCCTCTTGACTGGAGATTGTCTGCAAAAGATCTGGTCGGTAACCACTTAAGCTTTTTAATGTTCCATCACAGTGCAATCTATCCTAAAGACAAATGGCCAAAAGGAACTGTGGTCTTTGGTATGGGTCTTTTGGAAGGAAATAAAATGTCTTCATCTAAAGGAAATGTTGTGCTTCTTAAAGATGCAATTCGCGATTATACTGCTGATGTTGTAAGACTCTTCTTAATGGCATCTGCCGAACCATGGCAAGACTTCGATTGGAGAGAAAAAGAAGTTTTAGGAACCAAAAGAAGGCTTGAATGGTTTAGGGAATTTGCTGCCAGAGTTGAAGAAATCAAAGGTTCCGCTTTAGACTTAAGCAATATTGAAAAAGTGAAATTAACAAGAACAGTTGATTTGTGGATGATTAGTCAGCTTAACCAACATATTAAAAATGCGACAGAAGCATTAGAAGTCTTCCAAACCAGACAGGCTTTACAGGATTCCCTATTCCTGCTTAAAAAAGATGTTGATCACTACCTCTACAGAATTAAACACATTATTGATGATAATGATCCTGCAGTAATTTATGTCTTATCAACCGTTCTTGAAGCTTGGATCAGGCTTCTTGCACCTTTTACACCTCATACTTGTGAAGAATTATGGGCGAGTTATGGTGGAGAAGGATTTGTAAGCGAAGCTGCATGGCCGGAATATGATGAAGAGCTTGTAAGTTCAAAAATTGAAAAATCAGAAGAATTGGTTGAAGATATCATCAAAGATATTGCGCATATTAAACAGATGGTTGGAGAAGATGTCGAAAAAGTCCACATTTACCTTGCACCGGACTGGAAATGGGATTTATACAAAATTGCTGACGAAGTTGGAAAGCCAGACATCGGACAAATCATGGGAAGAGCAATTGGAGCCAAAATCTATGATGATAAAAAAGAAATAGCTATGGTGGCTAAAAAAATCGGTAAAGAAATAACTAAAACAAGATATATCGGCAAAATTAACGAGAAAGATATTTTAACTGATGCTCTTGACTACATTAAAGAAGAATGTGGAAATGAAGTTATTATCCATACTGATGATTCATACGACCCTCAAAACAAGGCTAAAAATGCAATGCCTTACAAACCAGCAATATTTATGGAATAA
- the hisI gene encoding phosphoribosyl-AMP cyclohydrolase, giving the protein MEINFRHEINGVKVITAIAQDFKTNQILMLANMNKESLIKTIETGKAHYWSTSRNKIWLKGESSGHFQEVKEILVDCDMDAIVLKINQEGAACHEGYLSCFYRKINTDNEVDIENLKDKDLEVILERLVNPEDVY; this is encoded by the coding sequence ATGGAAATCAACTTCAGGCATGAAATCAATGGTGTTAAAGTAATTACTGCCATTGCACAAGATTTTAAAACAAATCAAATATTAATGTTAGCAAATATGAACAAAGAATCCTTAATTAAAACCATTGAAACAGGCAAAGCCCACTATTGGAGCACTTCCAGAAACAAAATTTGGCTTAAAGGAGAAAGTTCAGGCCATTTTCAGGAAGTAAAAGAAATCCTTGTTGACTGTGATATGGATGCAATTGTTTTAAAAATAAATCAGGAAGGTGCAGCCTGCCATGAAGGATACCTGTCATGCTTTTACAGGAAGATAAACACTGACAACGAAGTTGATATTGAGAATTTAAAGGATAAAGATTTAGAAGTTATTTTAGAAAGACTTGTAAACCCAGAAGACGTGTATTAA
- the aroE gene encoding shikimate dehydrogenase has product MKIKGSTNIVGLIGHPVEHSFSPPMHNAAFKKLAMDYAYVAFDVDPDNLKSAIIGAKSLNIKGFNVTIPHKIEVLEFLDEIDEVANLIGAVNTIDFKNLKGYNTDGIGAVKAIEEITSIKNKNIVIAGAGGASRAISFYMAKFGAEAISILNRNVDNAEKLAGDVLESGLIGNVKSDSILDIDDYLDSADILIDTTPVGMHPNINDNPIASGENMHEDLVVFDAVYNPNETVLIKEAIKANAKPVYGIKMLLYQGAESFKIWTGRDAPVEVMEKALKQTLNLK; this is encoded by the coding sequence ATGAAAATTAAAGGTAGTACAAATATTGTCGGGTTAATCGGTCATCCGGTTGAGCATAGCTTCTCACCGCCTATGCATAATGCAGCATTTAAAAAACTGGCAATGGATTATGCTTATGTTGCCTTTGATGTTGATCCTGATAATTTAAAATCAGCAATTATAGGGGCTAAATCATTAAATATTAAAGGATTTAATGTTACAATTCCTCATAAAATCGAAGTATTGGAATTTTTAGATGAAATTGATGAAGTGGCTAATTTAATAGGCGCCGTAAATACAATTGATTTTAAAAACTTAAAAGGGTATAATACTGATGGAATAGGTGCTGTAAAGGCAATTGAAGAAATAACTTCTATTAAAAATAAAAATATTGTAATTGCCGGTGCGGGAGGTGCATCAAGAGCCATTTCATTTTATATGGCAAAATTCGGTGCTGAAGCTATTAGTATATTAAACAGAAATGTTGATAATGCCGAAAAGTTAGCAGGGGATGTTCTTGAATCCGGATTAATTGGCAATGTTAAATCTGATTCTATTTTAGATATTGACGACTATCTTGACAGTGCAGATATTTTAATTGATACAACACCTGTTGGAATGCATCCAAATATTAACGATAATCCAATAGCCAGTGGAGAAAACATGCATGAAGATTTGGTTGTATTTGATGCAGTTTATAATCCTAATGAAACTGTTTTAATAAAAGAAGCTATTAAAGCAAATGCAAAACCAGTTTACGGAATTAAAATGTTGCTTTATCAGGGAGCTGAAAGCTTTAAAATCTGGACCGGCAGAGACGCACCTGTTGAAGTGATGGAAAAAGCACTAAAACAAACACTTAATTTAAAGTGA
- a CDS encoding zinc metalloprotease HtpX yields the protein MKNTWKLKLRMILTSVLMFSIVYFLIMLVGAYLGISSWKLYFGASLLIAFLQYWFGPTLVKRSMKVRPLSEAEAPHIHQIVQELADAAGIPKPEIGLSEINIPNAFAYGRSSRSGHIAITRPILGLLDRDELKAVIGHEMGHIKHNDMIVTATVSVIPMICYYLAVSFLYSDNNNNGAGIIIGILGYVFYLVGQLLVLFISRTREYYADEASVEYGNRPAALVSALYKLSYGAANCSSQSISNASSNRAFFVNDINNAKNDVFEFRQIDFDNDGTISDDDLRRLAISDIKVSKKNGLMEIFSTHPDSLKRVKRLAELQ from the coding sequence ATGAAAAACACATGGAAACTTAAGTTAAGAATGATTTTAACATCAGTATTAATGTTTTCAATTGTATATTTCCTTATAATGCTTGTAGGGGCATATCTGGGAATAAGTAGTTGGAAATTATACTTTGGAGCAAGCTTGCTCATTGCATTTTTACAATATTGGTTTGGACCAACCTTGGTAAAACGTTCAATGAAGGTCAGGCCTTTATCAGAAGCCGAAGCACCTCATATTCACCAGATTGTTCAAGAATTAGCTGATGCAGCAGGAATTCCGAAACCGGAAATTGGATTATCTGAAATCAACATTCCTAACGCTTTTGCATATGGCAGATCAAGCAGAAGTGGCCATATTGCAATTACTCGTCCGATTTTAGGATTGCTTGACAGGGATGAACTAAAAGCAGTTATAGGTCATGAAATGGGTCATATCAAACACAACGACATGATTGTCACAGCCACTGTCAGTGTTATCCCGATGATCTGTTATTATCTTGCTGTGTCATTTTTGTATTCTGACAATAATAATAACGGTGCTGGAATCATTATTGGTATTCTTGGATATGTATTTTACTTGGTCGGTCAATTGTTGGTATTGTTTATTTCAAGAACTCGCGAATACTATGCTGATGAAGCAAGTGTCGAATATGGAAATCGTCCGGCAGCATTAGTATCAGCATTATACAAATTGTCTTATGGTGCGGCAAATTGCAGCAGCCAATCTATTTCAAATGCAAGTTCAAACAGAGCATTCTTTGTCAATGATATAAACAATGCAAAAAACGATGTTTTTGAGTTCAGGCAAATTGATTTTGACAATGACGGAACAATATCTGATGATGATTTAAGAAGACTTGCCATTTCAGATATAAAAGTTTCTAAAAAGAATGGGCTCATGGAAATATTCTCAACACACCCTGATTCTTTAAAAAGAGTAAAAAGATTAGCGGAGTTACAATAA
- a CDS encoding replication factor C small subunit: protein MSGPWVEKYRPQELKDVVGQKQIIARLEKYVGEESMPNLMFTGPAGVGKTTTALALVKSILGEYWRQNFLELNASDARGIETVRNNIKNFCRLKPVGAPFRIIFLDEVDNMTKDAQHALRREMEMYTKTASFILSCNYSSKIIDPIQSRCAIFRFAPIKGEEIKERLKYICENEGFEADDKGLETIVYFAEGDMRKAVNVLQAAASEGEAITENSVYEVVSKAKPQDIGNMVTKALMGDFMSARNILRETMVLQGTSGEDMVTQIYQDVSKRVLEGKMSADIYLDLIEAIAECDFRIREGANPRIQLEALLTHFL, encoded by the coding sequence ATGAGCGGACCATGGGTAGAAAAATATAGACCACAAGAATTAAAAGACGTTGTAGGACAAAAACAAATCATTGCAAGATTAGAGAAGTATGTCGGCGAAGAAAGTATGCCTAATTTGATGTTTACAGGTCCTGCAGGTGTCGGCAAAACAACCACAGCATTAGCATTAGTAAAATCCATACTTGGAGAATACTGGAGACAAAACTTTTTAGAATTAAATGCGTCAGATGCAAGAGGAATTGAAACTGTAAGAAATAATATTAAAAATTTCTGTAGATTAAAACCTGTTGGTGCTCCATTTAGAATAATCTTTTTAGACGAAGTAGACAACATGACAAAAGATGCTCAACATGCTCTTCGTCGTGAAATGGAAATGTATACTAAAACCGCTTCATTTATACTTTCATGTAATTACTCATCAAAAATTATTGACCCGATCCAATCCAGATGTGCAATATTTAGATTCGCTCCAATAAAAGGAGAAGAAATAAAAGAACGTTTAAAGTATATTTGTGAAAATGAAGGATTTGAAGCAGATGACAAAGGTTTAGAAACAATAGTCTACTTTGCAGAAGGAGACATGAGAAAAGCAGTGAATGTACTGCAGGCCGCCGCTTCAGAAGGTGAAGCAATTACAGAAAATTCAGTTTATGAAGTTGTTTCAAAAGCAAAGCCACAGGACATTGGAAATATGGTAACTAAAGCATTAATGGGTGACTTTATGAGTGCCCGCAATATCTTAAGGGAAACCATGGTTCTTCAGGGAACCAGCGGAGAAGATATGGTTACCCAAATTTATCAGGACGTTTCCAAAAGAGTTCTTGAAGGAAAGATGAGTGCAGATATTTACTTAGATTTAATAGAAGCAATAGCTGAATGTGATTTTAGAATAAGGGAAGGAGCGAACCCAAGAATACAGCTTGAAGCTTTACTAACCCATTTTTTATAA
- a CDS encoding tRNA (adenine-N1)-methyltransferase: MKMILDERGKKYVLKPGEEFQSDLGIVSADVLDNADIGDEVKSHLDHTFKIVKPNINDFIDVMDRRCSILLKKDIGLVLAHTGLGSGSRVVDAGTGAGAIALNFGNVVGSEGEVFTYEIREDFAEVARKNIEKFGITNVHVKNQDIKDGINEDNIDLIFLDLPKPFEIFEEVMDSLNVGGWLAVYAPYIDQAEISHRIAKKLGFYDIEIIEILERGLEVRPQGVRPKTRMVGHSGYIVFARKL, translated from the coding sequence ATGAAGATGATTTTAGATGAACGTGGTAAAAAGTATGTTTTAAAACCTGGTGAAGAATTCCAAAGTGATTTGGGAATTGTGTCTGCTGATGTTTTGGATAATGCAGATATTGGTGATGAGGTTAAAAGCCACTTAGACCACACATTTAAAATTGTAAAGCCAAATATCAATGACTTTATTGATGTTATGGATAGAAGATGCTCAATTCTTCTTAAAAAAGATATAGGGTTGGTTCTGGCTCATACAGGATTGGGTTCCGGTTCACGTGTTGTTGATGCAGGAACTGGTGCTGGAGCTATTGCCCTTAACTTTGGAAATGTTGTTGGGTCTGAAGGGGAAGTATTTACCTATGAAATCAGAGAAGACTTTGCCGAAGTTGCCCGCAAAAACATTGAAAAATTTGGAATTACCAATGTTCATGTTAAAAATCAGGATATTAAAGATGGAATTAACGAAGATAACATTGATCTGATTTTTCTAGATTTGCCAAAGCCGTTTGAAATATTTGAAGAGGTAATGGATTCTTTAAATGTTGGAGGATGGCTTGCAGTGTATGCACCTTACATAGACCAGGCAGAAATTTCCCATCGCATTGCTAAAAAACTGGGATTTTATGATATTGAAATCATTGAAATTTTAGAACGAGGCCTTGAAGTCAGACCTCAGGGTGTAAGGCCAAAAACCCGTATGGTTGGTCATAGTGGGTACATTGTATTTGCAAGAAAATTATAG
- a CDS encoding ATPase, whose amino-acid sequence MDLMFDISGMDNEKEEFSTSKKDVLKFLKIIGVDTRFISYTSDKIYINNLRFSKFSRKRQATFNKQYPEMEVVRSSLFQKICSRSSKHLALEISPNSTILMPKDNFIVELIMEPYTRKYGAKLVYGGDHDLVANPLILDDQVNDIFEGIFEGEGLNFNKSSDEIYPLINVPLKWINSFLENDGRDLIENKNKNELAISFSEFLEDVAPQYRENVVKAAEFIEEKLKTQ is encoded by the coding sequence ATGGATTTGATGTTTGATATTTCAGGAATGGATAATGAAAAAGAAGAATTTTCAACTTCCAAGAAAGACGTGTTGAAATTTCTAAAAATAATTGGAGTAGATACCCGTTTTATTTCATATACTTCCGATAAAATTTACATTAACAATTTAAGATTTTCTAAGTTTTCAAGAAAAAGACAGGCTACCTTTAATAAACAATATCCTGAAATGGAAGTTGTGAGAAGCTCCCTATTTCAAAAAATTTGCTCAAGATCGTCAAAACACCTGGCATTGGAAATCAGTCCGAATTCCACTATTTTAATGCCAAAGGATAATTTCATTGTAGAACTGATTATGGAGCCATATACTCGTAAATATGGTGCTAAATTGGTTTATGGAGGGGATCATGATTTAGTTGCCAATCCTCTGATTTTGGATGATCAGGTAAATGATATTTTTGAAGGCATTTTTGAAGGTGAAGGTTTAAATTTCAATAAAAGTTCCGATGAAATTTATCCTCTAATTAATGTGCCTTTAAAATGGATTAATTCATTTCTAGAAAATGATGGCAGGGATTTAATTGAAAATAAAAACAAAAATGAGTTGGCAATTTCCTTTAGTGAATTTTTAGAAGATGTGGCTCCTCAATATAGGGAAAATGTTGTAAAAGCTGCAGAATTTATCGAAGAAAAATTGAAAACTCAATAA